The Verrucomicrobiota bacterium DNA segment CCTGAGCACCCTCTCAGGGGCTTCCTGCCCGGCCGCACCAAGCCACCCCGCCGCCGCCTCCCGGGTCCCGCTTCCATTTCCATTTGCACACCCCGGATTTTTGGGTGACCCATTGTTCTTCCCGGTGCCTCCGCCCCTGTTCCCCTGTTCTCCTGCCGATTATGTCATACCAACAAGTGCAGCCGCCGGAAGGCGGTAAGGTGTCGATCGTTGACGGAAAACTACATTGCCCGGATAACCCGGTCATCCCGTTCATTCGCGGTGATGGCACGGGCCCGGACATTTGGGCGGCCAGCGAACGTATTTTCAACGCGGCCGTAGAAAAGGCCTACAAGGGCCAGAAAAAAATTGTGTGGTTTGAGGTGTTTGCCGGCGAGGCCGCAAAACAGCGGTTTGATAACTGGTTGCCGGATGACACCGTTAACGCCTTCAGGGAATACCTCGTGGGCATCAAGGGCCCGCTGACCACTCCCGTGGGCGGCGGCATCCGTTCGCTCAACGTGGCGTTGCGCCAGTTGTTGGACCTGTACGTGTGCCTCCGGCCCGTCCAATGGTTCGAGGGTGTGCCTTCGCCGGTCCGCCGTCCCGAGAAGGTGAACATGGTCATCTTTCGGGAAAACACCGAGGACATTTATGCCGGCATAGAGTTTCCGGCCGGCAGTCCGGAGGCGGAACGTTTCCTCAAATTTCTTCAAACGGAGTTTCCGAAAGAATTCGGCAAGATCCGGTTCGGCACGGAAGACGCCACAAAGGGGTTCCTGGCCTACGAATCGCGCCTTGGCGAGCCCAAGATCGAAGTCGGGATCGGCATCAAACCGGTAAGTCGCCTGGGGTCCGACCGGCTGATCGCGGCCGCCATCCGTTATGCCATTGCGCAGAAGCGGAAGTCGGTCACGCTCGTGCACAAAGGCAACATCATGAAATTCACGGAAGGCGCATTTCGCGACTGGGGCTACCAACTGGCTGACACCCTGTTCGCCGACGAGACCTATTCCTGGGCTCGCTGGGAGCGAACGAAAAAGGAAAAGGGCGAGGCGGCCGCCAACGAAGAGCAAAAACGCGCGCAGGCCGAAGGCAAAGTGATCATCAAGGACGCCATCGCCGACATTACCCTGCAGCAAGTGCTCACCCGGCCGGACGATTTCGACGTGATCGCCACCCTTAACCTGAATGGCGATTACCTGTCGGACGCTTTGGCCGCCCAGGTCGGTGGTATCGGGATCGCCCCCGGGGGCAACATCAATTACCATAGCGGTCACGCCATTTTCGAAGCCACCCATGGAACGGCGCCGAAGTACGCCAACCAGGACCGCGTAAACCCTGGATCCGTCGTGCTTTCAGGGGAGATGATGTTTCGGCATCTGGGCTGGACCGAAGCGGCCGACCTCATCATCAAGGGTCTCAACGGCGCGATCGCCAGCAAACGGGTCACGTATGATTTTGCCCGCCTGATGGAAGGCGCGACCGAAATCAAGTGCTCGGAGTTCGGCGACAATCTCATCCAGCACATGGGATAACGGGTTGCGGGTAACTCGTA contains these protein-coding regions:
- the icd gene encoding NADP-dependent isocitrate dehydrogenase — translated: MSYQQVQPPEGGKVSIVDGKLHCPDNPVIPFIRGDGTGPDIWAASERIFNAAVEKAYKGQKKIVWFEVFAGEAAKQRFDNWLPDDTVNAFREYLVGIKGPLTTPVGGGIRSLNVALRQLLDLYVCLRPVQWFEGVPSPVRRPEKVNMVIFRENTEDIYAGIEFPAGSPEAERFLKFLQTEFPKEFGKIRFGTEDATKGFLAYESRLGEPKIEVGIGIKPVSRLGSDRLIAAAIRYAIAQKRKSVTLVHKGNIMKFTEGAFRDWGYQLADTLFADETYSWARWERTKKEKGEAAANEEQKRAQAEGKVIIKDAIADITLQQVLTRPDDFDVIATLNLNGDYLSDALAAQVGGIGIAPGGNINYHSGHAIFEATHGTAPKYANQDRVNPGSVVLSGEMMFRHLGWTEAADLIIKGLNGAIASKRVTYDFARLMEGATEIKCSEFGDNLIQHMG